GGGCGTCCATCATCGCCGTGGCCGCTATTGGCTTCTTCATTTCGCTGCTTATCCCGCAGAAAACCGCTTAGTTCGCAAGGGGTTGTTTTTTCCCATGGAATGGCTTTTGCAAATTGCCCGTAGCAGGTGTACATCTTTTCCTGGCCCAAGGCCTGACAAACGGCCCGGCGAATAACCATGGATTATAAAGCAAAGCTCAAACAGGAAGGATACACCCGGTACCGGGGCGCTGTTGACGCCTCGGTGTACGAGTATTTCAACTGCGACTGTTCGTGGAAGGCCCAGTGGTACCTGAAAAAGGGCCACTACCGCTGCTGCGGCTGCAAGGAGCGGTGCGAAACCCGAGATCCCGAAGGGTTCCAGCTTTTCCTCGATCTGGGATAAGGCAACCAAGGAAGGACAATGCGACGCATCCTCATCGCCCTGAGCCTGGCCCTGTCCATGGCCCTGACCGCCGTTCCGGCTCCGGCCTCGGACTACATGGACATGGACATCTGTCTGGGAAAGCAGGTCCTGGGGCGCATCCTGTGCAAGGACCCTCAGGAAATCAATTACGTGTCCCAGGTCAGGGATAACATCTACCTGTTCTCGGTGTTCTATGCCAAGCAGGTGGCCCGGTTCGTGGTCGGCATTTCGGGCGACAAGATCCGCGTCCAGGGACGGGAGTTCCTCAAGCTCACCCGGACCATTCCCTACGATTTCGACACGACCAGCAAATGCGCCGTTGTCGAATACTCCTCCTCGGAATGTACGCGCACCGAACCCATCGTCTGCTGCACGGAAAAGACCGAAGAGGACGTCAAGGAAGAGAAGTTCTGGGATCGTCCCATTCCCGATCTGCTTGAGGAAGATTTGAAAAAGGCCTTGGAGGTCCTTCCCCCGGAAGGACAGCCCGCCCAGGAACAGAACGGTCAGGGTGCCCCGGCCGCGCCTCCGGCGCAATAGTGTCCCGGACAATGAAAAACGAGAGCCTCCGCAGCAACGCGGGGGCTTTTTTGTGTCCTACGACCGTCCGGTTGGTCAGGGAGAGGGAATGGAAGCGGCGCTGCCTACACCTTCCTGAACCAGAGCAGGAGGGCTATGAGGACGACGGCTGGGTAGAGGGGCCACCAGATCTTGTAGACGATGCAGGCAGTGGCCACCCCGGCGAGAATCAGGACGTAAGCCCAGGCTTCGAGCATGCGCTTGAGGGAGCGCAGAAGGTCGCCGGGCACACCCTGATGGCGGAAAGGCTCCAGGGGCGCGTCCACAGCGGGCTCATTGCTCGGTGCGGCAATTCTGGATGACTGGAGCTTGTTGCCGCATCGGGGACAGGCCAGGGTGTCGTCGGAGTTCTTGGCTCCGCATTTGGTACAGGTGATCACAGGGACGTTATGAACGCCGGGAAGGAGAAAGGTCAAGACCCGCCCCGGCCCTTCCATCCCGGCGCGGTTGGTGATATGGATTCTTCAGAAAAGCCCGAAGCGGCTCAGCATTGCGCAACCCCTTGCGCTATTGAGGATAATCGAACCGATGAGCGAAACACCCGCCCGAGACACACGACCGGACAAGGAAACACGCCTTGCCTCCTATCAGAAAAAGCTGCGCGCTCTGAAGGAGCGCTCGTCCCTGCGTGAAGTCACGGAGCGCGAGATGCTGCTGGCCATACTGGAGAGTAACAGCGCGGCCATCAACGAGTATCCCATGCTCGAAGCCCAGCGAAGCAGCGTCATGGAACTGCTGTGCGGGCGGGTGGGTCATCCCGGATACGAAATCATCCACGAGCGGGTCGGCCAGTTCATCATTCTGCTGGCTCACTACGAAAAGGCGGTCAAAACAGGGGACTCGGCCCGGCGGGAAGAGCTGGAGGCGACCCTGCTGAACAACGAGGCGGTACTGGTCAAATGCGCCCAGGGCATCGTGTATGCCATGGCTCTGATCACGGACAATTTCGAGGAGCTGGTTCTGCGCTATTTCGGCAAGCAGAGTATGGCGCAGTACAGCGGCCTCATTGAAAAGCATCAGCTTGACCAGGCCTTCTGGAGCGCCTTTGTCGAGGAGTTCATCGCCAGCGGAGTGGTGGACGCCCACAGGGAGATTCTGGAAGGCGAGAAGTTCGAGATTTCCAAGGAGCGGACCTTCCTGGTCATCCGTTTCCTGTTCGACGACATTCTGTCCAAGCTCAACCCCACTGACCAGGAGATAACCAAGACCCGTATCCAGAACTGCTTCATCGCGGCCCGCGAAGAACCCGAGGTCCGGGACAGGGCCAAGTTGATTCAGGCCATCCTGCTCAAAGGGCTGAAGGAAGTGTCGCAGTTTGACAAGTTGTCCGCAGGCGAGCTGCTCCATGCGGCACGCGTGGCATGTATGGACAATGTGGCGGCGGAGTTCGAGACCCAGTACAAGGCCCGTGTGGCCGAGGCCGAAGCAATCCGCAAAGGGGAGGTGGACAAGAAGCCTCCCGAGGAGCGCAAAAAGGAACTGGCCTGGTTCAAGTTCGTGCAGGACCAGTTGGTGGCCCTGGGGTTGGGCGCGTCCATTGCCATCGGTGTGACCAGCGATCATTTCTACAAGGCGCTGGAAGCAGTGGTTCCGGATCAGATCAATGGCATCCTCCCCCTGAAAAAGGACTTCAGCCTGCCGGTTCTCGAGAAGATTCTCTTTTTCCTGTTGGAGAACCACTTTATCCAGATTCTCAAGGAGTGCGGGCGCGAGGAGGGCGGCAAGATTCAGGTGCGCAGCGGCAGGGCCCGACGCGTTTCCGCCTCGGCCGTGAACGAACTGCCCGGCATGTCCAAGATCCGCAAGAAGCAGTTGTTCGGCAACGACGTGACCCGCGAGGACACTTTGCTCTTCAAGCCCAAGACCGCCAAACAGTTGAGCGACTCCATGTCCATGCTTTCGCTTGAGCCCGCGCTGCAACAGGGGCTGGCGGGTCTGTGGAAGCAAGCCGTGTTTCGGGTGGACATCATGGTCCTGATCAACCTGGAGCTGGTGGCCCGGGCCACGACCAATCTGACGGTCAAACTGACCGAAATCCTGGAAAAGTACGGCGTACAAAAGACCGCCTGACCCGTTGCCGGGAGGCGGTCCGTTTACAGTTCATTGTCGGCTGTCGGCGTTAGCGACGGAAGACGATGGTCTTGTTGCCGTCCACTATGACCCTGTCCTCCAGGTGCCATTTTACGGCCCGGGCCAGGACGTGCCGTTCGATGTCGCCGCCCAGCCTCTTGAGATCGTCCACATCGTGGCTGTGGGTCACGCGGATGACGTCCTGCTCGATGATCGGCCCTTCGTCCAGCTTCTCAGTGACATAGTGGGCCGTCGCGCCGATGAGTTTGACGCCGCGTTCGTGCGCCCTGCGGTACGGGTCCGCGCCCACGAAGGCGGGCAGGAACGAGTGGTGGATGTTGATGATCCGGTTGGGGTAGCGCTTGACGAAATCCGAGGTCAGGATCTGCATGTACCGGGCGAGCACGATGAGGTCCACCTGTCCGTCCATGAGCTCGATCATGGTGTCCTCGGCCGTGACCTTGTCGCGCAGGGACGGGCCGACGGGTACATGATGGAAAGGCACTCCGAAGTTCTCCACCTCGCGCCGCAGGGTCGGGTGGTTGGAAATGACCATGGCCACTTCGGTCTCCAGGTCGCCGCGCTTCCACCGCCAGAGCAGCTCCATGAGCGCGTGGTCCACCTTGGAGCAGAGGATGACCATCTTTTTGGGTTCCCATACGGGATTCAGCGACCAGTCCATGACAAAGCCGTTGGTGACCTCTTCGGCGAACTCCTGGCGCAGCTCGTCCAGGCCGTCCGTGTCCAGGCCGGGCAGGAAGAACTCGTTGCGCATGAAGAACCGTCCGCCTTCGGGGTCGGTGGAGTGCTGGTCCGAGTGGATGATGTTGGCGTTTTTCCGGTGCAGGTAGCCGGATACCGCGGCGACGATGCCGGGTTGGTCCGGGCAGGTGATCAACAGCCGGACGGTGCTTTCCTTGGATTCGGTCATGGTCTTGATTGCCTTTGCTGAAAAAAGTTCGGTCCGGTCGGAAAACAGGCCCGCCCGGGCGCAAATTTGCGCTTTACCGCAAAAGGCGGTCGAATAAAAGTCTTTTCCTCGCCCGCGACCCGATAGGGGTTGGCAAGGACGTCATTCGGCAGTATAGGCAGGGCTGACAATTCCAAGACGACAACCACAGATGAGGAACGCATGTCTGAATCCGCTTTGCACAAAGTGATGGACCACGCCTCGGCCGGGTTGGCCGCCCGCAAGGCCTTCTTCGACACCAAGGCGGAACTGGTGGTAGAGATATCCCGGGCCATGGCGGTATGCCTGGCCGGAGGTGGTAAGGTCATGTTTTGCGGCAACGGCGGTTCCGCCGCCGACAGCCAGCACCTGGCCGCCGAGTTCACCAACCGGTTCCGTATGGAACGGCCGCCGCTGCCGGGCCTGGCCCTGACCACCGATACCTCGGCCCTGACCGCCATCGGCAACGACTATAGCTTTGACGAGGTCTTCTCCAAACAGCTGCTCGCCCTGGGGCGTCCCGGAGATATGCTTGTGGGCTTCTCCACGTCCGGCACCAGCACCAACGTCATCCGGGCCATGCGCGAGGCCAAGCGCAACGACATCGTCACCGTGGGCATGACCGGGCAGAGCGGCGCCGAGATGGCATCCGTGTCCGACTTCCTGGTGACCGTGCCTTCCGGCGATACCGCCGTCATCCAGGAAATCCATATCGCGGCCGGACACATGTTCTGCCACCTGGTGGACCACTTCCTGTTCGAGGCCGTGGCCGAGTTGACTCCGTACCTGCCGGAATCCAAGGGTTAGCCCCGGACTTCGAGCCGACCGAAAAAAGCCCCCGCGACAGTTCGCGGGGGCTTTTTTCGTGGTCTGATTCAGTCAGCCGGGATTATTCTGCGCCGTGCTCCGCGCCCAGCATTTTGCGGAACGCTAGAGCCGCGTCATGGTCAAGGCCCGCGCTCTCGAAGACCGCCGCCGCGAATGCGGCCGGGGCCGTGCCGGGCGCAGTGATCACCCGGTTGTCCACAACCGCCTCCGGGACGGGCACAAATAACTCCGACCCGGCATAGCCCGGCGCGTGACGGTGGAGGTAGTCGGCGTCATTGGACGTGTGTCGGACGTCGTCCAGCAGTCCGGCCCTTGCCAGGGCCAGCGTGCCGCCACAGATGCCGGCCACGACGCCTCCCCGAGAATGGTGGGCCAGGAGCAGGTCGTCGAGAACCGGGGCGTCATCGGTCTCCCAGATGGTCCCGCCTATGACGACGATCACTTTAGGTGACCAATCGCGGATCGCCTCCACTCCGTCGGGTATGAAGGCCTTCAACCCGCCCATGGAGCGGATCTCACCTGTATTTGGCGTGAAAAAACCGGTGTCCAGACCGTAAAACGGGCCGCCTGTTCCGGCTATGAGTCCGTATTCCCAGTCTGCGAATCCCTGCGTGAGGATGAGAGCCACTTTTTCCATGACGCAATCCTGGCGGTTTGGTGCGTGCAACGGTTCTGGCTGTTTCCGGTCAGAAGTCCTCCCGCTTGATGCGGATGGTAAGCCCCTTTTCACGGAGCTTTTGAGCCAGAATGTTGGCGCGTTGGATTGAGGGAACCGTGCTGATGACCAATTGTGCGGTGCCGTGTTCGTCCCAGACCCAGATGTTCTCGGGCAGGACGAGACCCGCCTTGCGGGTGGCTTTCAGCAACTGCTGACGGGCGGTCTCGCGCTGGTCGAAGGACTCGTTGTCCAGCGGTTCGCCACAGGCCAGGACCCACCAGCCACGTGGCCGGAGGTTCGGGTCGGTCTCCTCCCCGAAACTCTGGGCCGTGATGGCGGCCTGTTTGGCCCGCACCACTGCGGTCATGCGCATGATGCTTTCTTCCAGTTGCCTGATATCGTTTGGCATAGTCCTCATTCCCCCAAGGCGGCAAAAGCCGGTTGCCTCAATGTATTGTTACTCCGGCCCTCAAGGAATGGCAAGTAAAGCCAGAGTTGGGGGGTCGTGTTTTTTCGGCCCCTTGCGCAGGGCCGGGTGCGGATGTATTGTGTGCAATATGGTCTACTTGTCCGGTTCCACCCCTCGACGCACCCCGTTGCAGCGCATGGCCCGTGTCCTTCTCGGGCTCGTGGCGGTCTCGTTCATTGTCTGGGCGCTGGTCTCCATCCCTTACGATATTCTGCGGGCCGAGCGCTCCCGGTTGTTCGGCGAAGAGATCACTACCGGGCTGGTGCTCAAACTGCGCACGGACGAAGATCCGGACCATCCCCATGCACGGGTGGTCATCGAATACACCTACGTGGACCCCGACGGCTACGCGCGCCGGGCAGAGGCCCGACTGCCCGACAGTCTTTGGCGCAGTTACCGTCCGGGTAGGGTCATCAAGGTTCTGCTCGTCAAGGGACGGCCGGACATTTCGCGCATCCCGGACGAGGTCGAACCCGCCTTTCAGGTCTGGCTTAGAAATCTGATGAATTGAGCGGCCTGATCAGTCGCCGTACTGCTTGGGAAACTTTTCGCCCATGAGGTATTCCATGGCTTCGCGGTCGATGGTGCCCGAGGCTATCAGGAACTCCAGCCCCGCGACCATGGGGTGGTAGGTGATCCCGTGCGGCAGTTCATCGGCCTGTCCGTACAGGAACCGCTCGGCAGGCACGGCCTCGTCCACCTCGATGATGCCGTCACTGGCCAGCATCGAAGGCAGCACATGGTCCAGGATGTATCCGCCGGGCAGGGTGGTCCACAGGTGGTAGGTCCCCAACGCGTCCTCTCCCGACTCGCTCTCGACCATCTTGCGGAAATGCGCGGGCGTGACCGGAAAGCGCATCCCGCCATCCACGGACACGTTGCCCATGGTCAGCACGCCGCCCGGAATGTGGAATTTCTTGGCCAGCATGTGGAACATGCCGAAGCTCACGTTCAATCCCTGCACCGACCGTTGGCGGAACGGAATGTGCCCGGTCTCCTCGATGGCGTTCAACACGGCTTGGTCCAGAACCACCGCCGTCTCGTTGATAGCCACTTCGCCCAAACCCAGCTTTTTGGTCCGCGATGCCGCGGCCTTGAATTCCTTGAGATATGACATGGAGGAGAGCTATCATGTAGGTTCGTCTCAAGCAAGCCGTATTGAATCGGGCTTTATCGTTGACATATGGCAGAGTTGAATAGCATAATTTTACAATCTGCCTTTCATCAATGTACTGATTTCAACATACGCATACCATGTCGCAAAAATTTTATTTCCACATAGGCCTGCCCAAGACCGGCACGACATCCATCCAGGATTTTCTTGAGCTTAATGAAGATGTGTTGCGTGAGCACAATCTTCTCAGAGTGCCGCATTGGCTTTATGAAGAAGCCAGCAATATGAAGCCTCGGGAAAGATCCATTCGGTTCATAGAAGAGCATTTGGGCGAGGGCCGGGATTTCATACTCAGTAACGAGGGCGCCAGCATGGTCCTTTCCGAAGAACCGGAGAGGCTGTTTTTGCAGGAACGGTTTCCCTCGCTGGAATTGCACATCATCGTCTATCTTCGTCGCCAGGATGTTCTCTTCGAATCAAGCCGCAATCAGATGATCTGTTGCGGCGTTCCGGTCCCGGAAGGAGATCGGCAGGCTTGGTTCGGCCCTTCCTCCATCCCCTTCTTTCCGTTTCTTGGTGACAGATTCTATGATTTCGCGTCATGGCTCGAGCCTCTTGCCCGCACGGTCGGTCAGGAGAACATGCATGTCAGAGTCTTTGAACCCGACAGGTTCAAAAACGGCGACTTGATCGAGGATTTTTTGGATGTGCTCGGCATACCGTTCTCCGATACGTTCAAGCGGTGCGCAGTGATGTCCAACCCGTCCCTGGATGTTCGCTTTACACAACTGTATGGACGGCAACTCGCGATGTTTCCGGATCTGCCTTCGGTGGGCCGCATTCTCTGCGAAAAAGGGCTGCTCGGTGTGAACGCCCTGATGGGGAAGCAGGGGAACAAATATTTCACCAGTGACGAACGCAAACGAATTATGGACATGTTCAGAGAGTCCAATGAAAAGGTTGCGGCCTCTCTGATGGGCAGCAAGGAGGCTCTTTTCTCCGAGCGGATGCCCTCCGAGGCGCCGCCACCTTTTTCCCGTGAGGAACTCGAATTAATACCGATGGTATTGAATCGGCTCTGGTACGAGGCCGTTGCCCGCATGGATTACGGTACGTACAACACCATCAAACTGCGCCACGCCCAGGATGGACACAAAAAAGGTGATGCCTCAGCTTCGAAGGAGTATCGCCGTCGCAAGTTGATCAACAGTCTGGGCAAGCTTTTTTCCAAGGGCTTTTATAGCCACTTCAAATCCTTTTTCCCTTCAGACTTGTCCCTCCCCGGCAAAGACCGGGATAGGAAATAAATCCAAAACTCCGCGCCAAAATGCGTAATGCCCGCTGCCGGGGGCAGCGGGCATTACATTCCACTATCCTCAAGCCCCTTTCCTCAAAGGGGCTATGGGAACTCGATTAGTTACACAGGCAGTCGCTGAAGACCACGCGGTCGGTGTATTCCGCCTGCTTGCCCTTGTTCCACCGGGAAACCGGGCGGTAGTAGCCCACGATGCGGGTGTAGACCTCGGCCTCCTGGCCGCAGGTGGGGCATTCGAAGTGTTCGCCCAGAATATAACCGTGCTCCTTGCAGATGGAGAAGGTGGGCGTCACGGAGATGTACGGGATCTTGGTCTTGGAAAACGCCTTGAGGATGAAGTTCTTCAAGGATTTCGGATCGGTCACGGCCTCGCCCAGGAAGGTGTGGAACACGGTCCCGCCGGTGTACAGCGGCTGGAGCTGGTTCTGGTGTTCCAGTGCGTAGAGCACGTCCTCGGAGATGCCCACGGGCAGCTGGGTGGAGTTGGTGTAGTACGGCGTGCCGTTGCCCTGGGTCTTGATGTCGGCGTAGAGCGATTTGTCGATCTTGGCCAGCCGGTAGCTGGTGCCTTCGGCGGGCGTGGCTTCGAGGTTGTAGAGGTTGCCGGTCTCTTCCTGGAAGCGGCTGGTGATGCGGCGCAGGTGGTTCAACGTACGGCGCATGAGGCGCACGCCGCCCTCGGTCTCGATGCCTTTGCCGATGAGGTTCAGGCAGGCCTCGTGCCCACCGAGCAGGCCGATGGTCGAGAAGTGGCCCTTGTAGCCGTTCTTGAGATAGCGCCTGGACCAGGGGAACATGCCCGACTCGAGGTTGTTGTTGATGATCTTGCGCTTGTATTCCAGGGAATCCTTGGCCAGCTCGGCGTATTCCTCGACCAGGTCGAGGAAGTCATCCTCGCTTTGGGCCAGATAGGCGAGCTTGGGCAGGTTCAGGGTGACCACGCCGATGGAGCCGGTCAGGTCGCCCGCGCCGAACAGTCCGCCGGTCTTGTTGCGCAACTCGCGAAGATCCATCTGGAGCCGGCAGCACATGGAGCGCACGTCCTCGGGGCTCAGGTCGGAGCTGATGAAGTTCTGGAAGTAGGGCACGCCGTATTTGGCGGTCAGCTTCATGAGTTTTTCGCCGATCTCCGACTCCCAGGGGAAGTCTTCGGTGACGTTGTAGGTCGGAATGGGGAAGGAGAAGATACGGTCGGAGTGGTCGCCGCCGAGCATGACCTCGATGTACGCCTCGTTGATCATATCCATCTCTTCCTGGAAGTCAGCGTAGGTCAGTTCCTCATGGTACCGGCCGCCGACAATAATGGGCTCCTTGGCGATGTGCTTGGGAGCCACCAGATCGAAAGACAAGTTGGTGAACGGCGACTGGCCGCCCCAGCGAGAGGTGGTGTTCAGGTTGAAGACGAACTTCTGCATGCACTGGAGCACCTGATCGTAGGAAAGGCCGTCCTCGCGGATGAACGGGGCGAGGTAGGTGTCCACGTTGTTGAACGCCTGGGCTCCGGCCCATTCGTTCTGCAAGGTGCCCAGGAAGTTGTTCATCTGGCCGAGCGCGGTGTCGAAGTGCCGTGCCGGACCGGCCGAGGCGCGGCCTTCCAGGTTGAAGCCTTCCAGCAGCAGGTCGCGCAGGGACCAGCCCGCGCAGTATCCGGCGAGGCCGAAGGAAAGATCATGGATGTGGAAATAGCCGTGCTCGTGGGCAAGGCGGATTTCCTCGGGGTATTTCTCCAGCGCGTAGCGAGCCTGGACCGTGCCGGACAGATGCAGCATGAGCCCCTGGAAGGAATGGGTCATGTTGGCGTTTTCGTTCACGCGCCAATCGGCCTGATCAAGGTAGGTGTCGATAACGTCCTTGATGTCCAGGTACGCCGCTTTCTGGGAGCGGAGCTGACGGCGTTTCTCGCGGTACAGGATGTACTTCTTGGCGATGTCGTACTGGCGGCCCTCCATGAGGACCTGCTCGACCATGTTCTGGACGTGCTCCTGCTCGGGGATGTCCATGCCGTCAAGTTTCTTCTCGACCTTGCGGGCCAGCCGCTTGGCGAGAAGCGGGTCTTTGATCCCGCTGGCGCTGAGCGCCTTGAAAATGGCCTGTGCGATGCGATTAGTCGACCAGGTTTCCAGCCGGCCGTCTCTCTTCATGATTTGGCTTGGCATGCTCCGGCGTCCTCCTTGGGGGCACGTATTTCTGAATTGTCAGTTCGTGGTTGGGGGGCAGATAGCTTTGCGCGACGTCGATGTCGGCTTGGGTCAGCCCGGGGACCTGGGTGATACGGAAGTAAAAAGCCCCAGGCAGGGCGTCGGCCATCTCGAAGATGCGGGCCATGTTCGCGCGAGCGGCGATTTCGGATACCGCGTTGCCGGTCAGGGACGGGTATTTGGCCCAGGGGCCTTTAACGTCCACGGCAAAGGTGTCCACGAGTTTTTCCTCAAGGAGTTCGGCGACCACTTCGGGGCGCATGCCGTTGCTGTCCATCTTCACAGGCATGCCGGTCTTCTTGATTTCGAAGGCCAGTTCGCCCACGCCGGGAACCGTGGTGGGCTCGCCGCCGGAGATGGTCACGCCGTCCAGCCATCCGGCCCGGTCTCGCAGATACGCTTTGACGCGCTGCGGATCGAGGACGGGCAGTGACTGCATGTCCCAGGCTAGCTGGAAGTTGTGGCAGGTGGGGCAGCGCAGATTGCAGCCGCCAAGAAAGATGATGCAGGATGTCCTTCCGGGCCAATCACACAGGCTCAGATTCTCGAACCCGCGAACAAAATTCCAGGCCCCTTTCGGCTCGTTCATCTCAACTCCTCAGGAAACAACTCGCCGCTTTCGCGGCAGCGCATGGCGTAAGTGATCATAATGTCCGGGGATGCTGTTACCGTCACCACTCCCGGAGCGGGCGCGGACGCTGTTTCTCGAAGAAAAAGGGCGTGGGCGCGTGAGGGCTACACTATCTCAGCAGTATAATTTTGTACAGGGGGGATTCAGAAAATGTTTGGCTACATAAGTGAATTTCAGCAGTTATTGGTGAATATTGCTGATTACAGGAAGTATGTAAAAGTTTTCCACTGTTGTTAAATAGTGAACAGACCAATATAGTTAACTTTTTTCTAGAGTAAGTTTAGAAAAAAGTTTTTTCGTTTTCAGAGGGATTGGTTTTCGACAGAGGGGGGATGTGACGGAATGGAAAAGGGTAGGCTTGATCCGTTGAAAAGTAATTACCACAAGGGTTACCGGTTGGGAACAGAAAAAGGGCCGTATTCCACAGGAAAAAGAACAATCCGATGAGGCGTTTTTGGCATTGAGCGGCAAAGCCCCGTCAGCCGTGGGACAGGGCTTTGTCAATACGTTTAGAGAGGGGTGGCTGTGACAATTTTGTCTATTGTTACAACCCGGTTTCGTATGTGCCGATTGTTCCCGGAGCTTGTCCCGAACCGTTTCTTTGAGCCCGCCTTGGTCGGAATACCCCGCCGACGGGCACTTGCAGAGCGCATGCCGCAGCCTAGAACGATGCCCGGCCGTCTATCAGGGCGTTACGCTGGTAGGCGCGCAGGCCGAACTCGGGCAGGGCGGCCAGGAGATGATCCATGATGTCGGACTTGATGTCTTCGTGCAGAGCCCACGCGGTCTCGCTGGTGAAACAGTAAATCTCCAGGGGGAGACCGTCGTCGGCATGGGGCTGGAGTTGACGCACCAGTAGCGTCATGTCCTGGCGGATCTTGGGGTGTGAGTGGAGATATTCCAGGGCGTAGTGCCGGAACAGCCCGATGTTGGTCATGCGGCGGCCGTTGAGGGGCGAGGACGGGTCGGCCGACGAGGCCTGGTTGGCCGTGTCGATTTCCTTCTGGCGCATCTCGATGAAGGGGGCCAGGTGCTGAACGGCCATCAACCGTTCCTTGAGCGCGTTGTCCGCAAACCGGATGGAAGACTGGTCGATCATGATCGACCGCTTCACTCTGCGCGCGCCGCTTCGGGTCATGCTCTCCCAGTTCTTGAACGGGGTGTCCAGGAACTTGAAGGTCGGGATGGCCGTAACGGTCATGTCCCAGTTCTGGACCTTGACCGTGTTCAGTGCGATGTCGATGACCGAGCCGTCAGCGTTCATGGCGGGCATTTCGATCCAGTCCCCGGTATGAAGAAGGTCGTTGGCCGACATCTGGATGCCCGCCACCAGGGAGAGGATGGTGTCGCGGAAGACCAACATGAGCACTGCGGTCATGGCACCGATACCGGAGAGAAGGCCCCAGGGCGACTCTCCGAGAAGGATGGCCACCACCGAGACTCCACCGAGAATGTATATGAACAGCTTGATCAGCTGGACGTATCCCTTGATCGGACGGCGGCTGGAGACCTTGAAGGTGCGGTACAGGGCGGACAGGGCGTCCATGAGCTTGGCCAGGACCAGCACCACGCTTACGGCCAGGTAGGCAAAGATGAGGTGGTCGAGGAGTCCTTTGAGGCCGGAGAAAAATTCCAGCCCCCAGAAGAAGACAGGGGCCGGGGCCAGGAGCGCGGCCCGGGAAAAGAACCCCGATTCGAGCAGGATGTTGTCGAACTTGCTGCGCGTGCGCCGGGCAAAGACGCGGGCGCCCCGCACCAGCAACCAGCGGGCCAGGAAAAAGGCGAGCAGTCCGGCCAGCAGAAGCAGGACGCTTTTGGCCGCTATGTCCAGAATCGGGTTGGTCTGAATGAGGGTGACAGGAAGGTCTAAGGACAGGTCGAGGTTCACGTGGGAAGGCTCCTTGTGCGCTTGTTCTGATTCTTATCTAACATATTCGGCGGTTTTTGAGAACCGTGTGCACCGTCAGGGCCGTTTTGTGCACCAGTTTGACAATGCCCACGTTGTCCTCCATGGTTTTCGGGAAAAAGTCCCGAGGGAAATCATACATGGGTTACTGGTTTATCATAGTCATGACCGTCTCCACCCTCCTGGTCCTGTACCTGGGGTGGCGGCTTATCAATCCTTTGCGGGTGGGAATCAAGCGTAAGCTCACGCTCTGGTTCCTGCTGGCTCTTATCCTGTTCGGCCACCGGCTGACCTGGGTTCTGCACCGGACCAATCGCTTCGAGCTGTTGGCCTGCGATACCATCGACTGGATCGGGTTCACCTTTCTCGGCTTCATCTCAATCCTGGTGGTCTTCATGCTCGCCCGGGACATCCCCAGCCTGTTCGGGCGGATGATCGGGGGCGTGAAGCGGTTGTTCACCCGGCGCAGCAGGCTGCCGTATTTCATTGGTCCGGACAAGGCGCGCCGCCGCTTTCTTCTCAATGCCTCCAACGGGGTGATCATGGCGGCGGTTCTGCCCATGGCCGGGTTCGGCGTGTACAACGCCCGGCGCAAGCCTTCGGTGCTGACCAACGACCTGCGCCTGTCAGGCCTGCCCGACGGACTGGACGGCTTCACCATCGCGCAGATTTCCGACACCCATATCGGTCCGACCATCCGTGGCGACTGGGCGCGGCAGGTGGTCGCAGAGGTC
The sequence above is a segment of the uncultured Pseudodesulfovibrio sp. genome. Coding sequences within it:
- a CDS encoding mechanosensitive ion channel domain-containing protein — translated: MNLDLSLDLPVTLIQTNPILDIAAKSVLLLLAGLLAFFLARWLLVRGARVFARRTRSKFDNILLESGFFSRAALLAPAPVFFWGLEFFSGLKGLLDHLIFAYLAVSVVLVLAKLMDALSALYRTFKVSSRRPIKGYVQLIKLFIYILGGVSVVAILLGESPWGLLSGIGAMTAVLMLVFRDTILSLVAGIQMSANDLLHTGDWIEMPAMNADGSVIDIALNTVKVQNWDMTVTAIPTFKFLDTPFKNWESMTRSGARRVKRSIMIDQSSIRFADNALKERLMAVQHLAPFIEMRQKEIDTANQASSADPSSPLNGRRMTNIGLFRHYALEYLHSHPKIRQDMTLLVRQLQPHADDGLPLEIYCFTSETAWALHEDIKSDIMDHLLAALPEFGLRAYQRNALIDGRASF